The nucleotide sequence CGGCTTCTTCGGCGTCTGCGTCTTGACCGCGGTGCACACGCCGCGCCGTTGCGGACCGCCCTTGAGGGCGGGCGTCTTGTTCTTCTTCGTCAGCGTTTTGCGCCCCTTGCGGAGCAACTGGTTCACGGTCGGCAGTTCGATCACTCCCTGCGGTTTCGGCGGCACCGACGCGCTCCTGGCGTCGTCGGGCGCGGTGGCTCCGGCCTCGCTGCGACTCGTTCGGGGGGCGGGCCGTCCGCCCTCCTTCGGCGTGTTCCGGTGATTCGGCGGGCGGGCGCTCGCGGGCGTCCGCAGACGAATCGACCCCCAGACCCGTCGCTGCGGGCCAGGGGCGCAAACCTACGCAGTGTACACGGTCCGCTCGCGCCGGTTCAACCCCCGTGCGCGCGGGGCCGGCGCGCCTCACAACATCCAGCGTCGGTCGTAGGGCGCCAACGTCAGGCGGCCCGACCCCAGGTCCACGAAGGCCTGCGCGATCTGGTCGTAGGGACGCTCGAGGCCGTGATCGTGCAGCACCGCCGCCTCCACGGTCTGCGGCGCCTCGCTGAAGTTCAGCAGCCCCACCAGCGTCCCCAGCGGGTGCGGCCGCGCGTACGCGAACACGTGCGGGTTGCCGGCGTCGAGCACGTCGGTCGTGTACGACGCGTGCAGGTGCGGCGTCCGCGCCCGCGCCCGCGCCAACGTCACCAGCCCCGCGAAGATGCGGCCCTCCACCGAACCCGGGTCGTGGCGGCGCGCCGCCGCCGTCCAATCCATGCGCGGGCGGTGCATCCAGCGGCTGTCGCCGCGGTGGTCGGGCACCGCCTCGTAGCCGTAGTCGTTGCGCATCCCCAGCTCGTCGCCCATGTAGACCAGCGGGATCCCCCCGAACCCGAAGATGAGGGCGTGCCCGAGCAGGATCCGCTCGATCGACAGGTCCACCCCGGCGTCGTCGCCCTCCTCCAGCGCCTTCTCCAGGCCCGCGAGGCTCGCCAGCATCCCGCTGACCCGCCGGTCGCCGGTCTTCGGGTTCGCACCGAACACCCGCCCCCGGGCGTGCGTCCCGGGGAACGCCCCCGTGTAGTAGTCGCTCAGGAACGCTCGGTGGGCGGCCCCGTCGAGGCCGACGGCGGCGGCGTCGTCGTCCGACACCGCCCAGCCGATGTCGTCGTGACACCGCAGGTAGGTACCCCACGCGATCGAGGCGGGCGTCCGCGGGAACGCCCCCAACGCCTGGCGCATGAGACGCGTGTCGCGGCTCGCGAGCGCCGACCAGAACTGCACCATGAGGGAGTTGTGGTAGGCGATGTTGGCGACCTTGCCGTAGCGACGCCCCGTCCCGAAGTAGTGCACGAGGTCGCGCGGCCCGACGATCGCCTCCGCCTTGTGCGCGACGGCGGGCGTGGCGATCT is from Trueperaceae bacterium and encodes:
- a CDS encoding amylosucrase, producing the protein MQNVLHLGPEARALFEAVREAVAPVLEGSDLRDRQIFLLRFERWFQNLLDGLRPVYGHHPDFEPFLEQLARDLAEGFVARPEALKELDLERDLTPDWFQRESMLGYVFYVERFAGSLEGVEAQRPYFEELGATYLHLMSTLQAREGENDGGYAIRDYREVDPELGDREDLRSTCTTLRERGISVCIDLVLNHCADDHPWVRRALEGDAHYQDYFYLFEGRTAPDAYERTLPEVFPDLAPGNFSYQPELDRWAWTTFHAYQWDLNWANPNVFLEMVRIMLDLANLGVEVFRLDAVAFLWKRFGTDCQNQPEVHDLLQALRTCSKIATPAVAHKAEAIVGPRDLVHYFGTGRRYGKVANIAYHNSLMVQFWSALASRDTRLMRQALGAFPRTPASIAWGTYLRCHDDIGWAVSDDDAAAVGLDGAAHRAFLSDYYTGAFPGTHARGRVFGANPKTGDRRVSGMLASLAGLEKALEEGDDAGVDLSIERILLGHALIFGFGGIPLVYMGDELGMRNDYGYEAVPDHRGDSRWMHRPRMDWTAAARRHDPGSVEGRIFAGLVTLARARARTPHLHASYTTDVLDAGNPHVFAYARPHPLGTLVGLLNFSEAPQTVEAAVLHDHGLERPYDQIAQAFVDLGSGRLTLAPYDRRWML